Below is a genomic region from Candidatus Dormiibacterota bacterium.
GCGACGGTGAACACCTGCTTGGCGACCTGCAACGCACCGGACTGGTTCCACAAAGGCGCGTCGTAGACCGCGCCTTTTCCACCCCCATTTTTCCCTCCCCCGCTTGCGGGGGAGGGTCGGGTGGGGGCGCGTCTTATAAGGATGTGACGGGCAGCTGGAGGTAGGACTTGAGCGGCTGACCGACGGCACGCATCAGGTCGCTCCGGCGTTCGTACGTGCAGATTGGGCCGCAGTTGATATGAATCAGGCGGCCGAAGCGGAGGCGAGCCAGATGGGCTCGGACCGTGTTCCGATCCTCATCGAGTCGATCGGCGAGCTCGTCAACGGAGAGGCGATCGTTTCCCAACGCCTTCAGGATCCGCAGACGGATCGGGTCGGCGAGCGCTTCGTGCATGCGCACCAGCCCCGGCGGCACCGTGTCTGGCAGGCCGGCATCGTCGGCGACGGGATAACAGTAGATCCGCATCCGCCGGTAGTTCACCA
It encodes:
- a CDS encoding winged helix-turn-helix domain-containing protein, with the protein product GKPPSTHARARGACCRCARTARGDGPAARLPAEAVKDLVLDTLRGWYERIFLREEPIVSALLEDESAARCMLLTTDPERLILLATGVRYDTRPDVDTVLLVPTLIMRPWLAVVNYRRMRIYCYPVADDAGLPDTVPPGLVRMHEALADPIRLRILKALGNDRLSVDELADRLDEDRNTVRAHLARLRFGRLIHINCGPICTYERRSDLMRAVGQPLKSYLQLPVTSL